The DNA sequence AACGGATGGACGGATAGGCAACCGGAGATTTGCTAGTCGCTGGCGGTTCAACTTCCTCTCGCCATTTTTCACAGCGGCTCGAGCCACGTGTCCGCGGTTATCGACCGTTGACGTTTATTTCTTCCAGAGAAGGCGCCAATTCCGCCGGGCGACTTCGGGCCAGGGGACATGGCCGCGCTGGGGGCGACCCTCGGCGTTCTTCTCTTGGTCTGCGCGGTGACCATCGGAGTGCTCGTTTGTCGCCTTCAGAGGGGAAAAGCCGACTGGAGGAAGATCCACGAAGCCAGCGTCTTCCGAAGCTCCGTGAGTCAAGTCTGCCCTCGCTGTCCAATAACGTACCCAAGAACCAGGAcatcgtcacgtttgtgcggtttTGGAATTCCACTTTTCGAATTGCCGGCGTTTGACTTCACTCCCCGGTCCCGCCTTTCCGCTCTCGCGTTTCTTCCGTCACTGTCCGGCCTCTGACACTTTGTGGTTCGACTACGGACAAAGCGGGAAAAGACAGCCTTGGCGGTTGCGCGAAAGGGGATATGGCCAAGCGCTGAAAATGGTTTTGTCTCCGCAGGTGGGCCAGGGAGTAGGTGGCGAGAAGCAGGGCGTCCAGTACACAAACGAGGCTTTCCAGCACGACGATGACGACAACGACGATGGCGGCGTGGGCTCCGGGGGTCCGTTTGTCACGGCGGTAAAAGAGGGGCCGGCGGACGACTCCGCCCTCACGTCCAGCGTGAGGGCGCTGGGCACCCTCCTGGATGCCGACAACATCAGCCAGATGAGCTCGGACAAGGAGGAGGTGGTGAAGCCCATCCTGACCAAAGAACGCCGCCTGGAGGAAGGCTACAAGGCCGTATGGTTCAAGGAGGACATCGACCCGGACGCCAAGGAGGAGGTGGTCATCATTCCCAACAGCAGGGCGGACGACAgcgaggacgaggacgacgacgcCGCCCCCGCTAAACGCTCGCAGCCAACCGAGCTCGACCTGGACAGCGGCTTGGGAGTGAGGATCGAGGATCCGGCGGAGGACTCGGAAAGTGACGACGTTCTGAACGTCGACCTTTGAGGAGGGCGCGGCGGGAAGCAATAAAAGCGGATGACTATTATGGTCTGGCTGCACAAAACAAAGCCCGAACCAACCACGCCTGAAACTCAAATCGCGTAGCAGTCATCAGCAGACTCATTTTAACAAGCTAGCAGGTGGGAAGATAACGCGTTCAAAAAGTACAGCGTAATCAGGCGAGAGCTGCCCTTTGTTTTTCTGCGAGGGAGGCAAAGGTCAGCTGccaggaagaaaaaataatgttttcccCTTCACAGCTCCACAAGTCCACAAGAGTCCCTGTCCACTAGAGTCCCCGATGCGCAAATACATTTCATGTCCGTCGCAAATTGTTGATTCAATATGAGCAGATGTCCATGTTCaatcattctgaaaaaaaatcttaataaataatacacattgtagatcaggggtgtcaaacctgTTTCTGTCCTGGGTCgcgttgtagttacggtttccctcggagggccgtgatCAATTTTGGGATTACTCCATTttacaatcagaagtcaagaataatgactgttttgGTGGATTACGTCTGACAAACTGAAATGTTGCTTCAGACTTTAGCGAGAgacatggaacttgacatgattgaattgctttcgcgggccacataaagtggtgtggcgggccagatctggcccccgggccttaactttgacacctgtgttgtaGATTCTTTGCAGTTACATTTGAAGCGATCCCAGAAGTAACTCCGTCGTGGAGCCTTCGCATGACTGACAGACCCGAAAAATACATCAAAGTCtgaatcttttttggggggggggtcgggtgggTACGGAAATTGATTTGACCTCAAAATAGACCCTGCGCTCATGCCAAAATCTGCCAGAGTAGACCCGTAGCTTCTTGTCGGCTCTCCGTGACGGAAGATAGGAAGGTCACTTACCCGGGGTCAGGTCACGGCGGGGTCGCGGCTTTAGCGGGGAAGCCCGGActttcctctccccagccacttcttccaactctcACAGTGTTGGAAAGAGACGGAGAGTTCCCAAAGCGTGGCAGCGTTTCCCAGGTCTTACCCGGAAAACCTCACCAGGGAGTTCAGGAGGCGATCCCGATCTGGCGCCGCCTCTCGACGCAGAGGATCAAGTCAAAGCTGGAAGTAACTCCAAAAATGGCGGGAGCAGTAGCGAGGCTAGCCGGTCACTCGCCGAGCGAGTTCAGTTATGCACGAATATCAAaggacaggttttttttttttttttttttttaagttaacacCAACAAGGCAGAAGCGAGTGCGcaccaacacaaaaaacaaaaaacaaaaaccgccAGCAAGGGGTTCAAAAGAGCCATtgtattaaatttttttaaaaagaaaggcacgtctcatttcaacatgtataaaAACTTTAAAACCCCACGAGGACTTTGAAATcgtaaaaaaaagacgacatcAAAAGATTCGCAAAAGCCGTCGTCAAGAAGCATCAAATCGATTcggaaaaaaaatttcaatcaCTGCAACAAGCCGTGATCAGCTGACGTGGTGCATTTTGGGAAATTTGTCGTGACGAGTCCTCGGGACCGATTCCTTTCACGCGGCCAATCGCCGATGGCTTGGTCGCGgcgcgaggaggaggaagggttACGACGTCGGCGGGGTGGCGGCCGTCTCCATGGCGACCACCAGGTTGCGCTGGGCCGAGATGGCGTCGAAGACTTCGTCCCGATTGGTCATGGTTCCAAACACCAGCGgctgagtcacacacacacacacacaagataccCCTCTTACTATTTTACCGTGGCGACCaatcggcggccattttggagaaGGTTGAAGACTTTTTGAAGACCTTTGTGTGCATTTCTCACCTTCTGGGTGAACGGCGTTGCTATGGAGATGCCCATCCCGAGGCCAGGTAGCACGGACAACACTTTGTACtgcgagggaggggggtgggtgggggggggggggggaagacggcgcttaacaaaacaaaattcaacccaaaaagttgttttttttttgtttttttttcgtgaggGGAATTCCAGCGAGCACCTTCTGGATGTCGGTGATGTCCAGCAGTTTGATGACTTTGTCCCTCTTGGATGAAGATGAGCGGGAACACTCGAAGCACAAGTAGCTGGCGAGGAAAAGAAAACGGGGACGCGTcgttacaacaacaacaacaaaaaaaaaaaaaattcgggaTACGAGTGCGATAAAACAACAGCTGGAAGCCGAAATGcgtttcagccaatcagaagccggAAAAAAGTcatgagatggaaaaaaaataaataaaaataagggcAACACTGTTACTCCCCAAAAAATCTTTATATAACCCCCCCAAATAATAATGGTGGCTAAAAATTTAATTGGTGTGTGCATAAGaaggaaaaacgttttttgaatgattgcattttctaaaataaattacaggcagattttcatgcaaatagttttttgtgttttcttgacaaaaaaaatcctgatcatAATTTGGGTggcttaaaaatgcatcaaatccaTTGCATCAAATCCATTGCATCAAATCCAAAAAATGCATCTGGACAAAACTCAAGCTGGCGGCCTTACTTGTCGGTGACGTAGAGGACTCCGTTGCGGATGTAGTCCGCCGGCGTCTTCTTGTCGCGGTTGATGAGGCAGCAGCGCCAGCCGCCGTCGCAGACTAACACGCGCCAACAACAACCCTCGCGTTAGCCGAGACGCCACGCCGCGAGAGCGCGCCCGCCTTCCCGTTACCTGCTAGGGGGCGCTCACTCTCGGGGAGGTTGAAGACCTCGCGGAAGGTTCCCCGCTTGGTGCTGTAGGATCGACTTCCGCCGCCTCCGTCGTCGCCGCTGCCGAGAGCCTGAAACACAAAAGAGTCAAAAGCACTCTTaacaccccccgcacccccccccccaaaaaagaaaacctcactcttcacattaactcattcagtagcagccaattctagaccaagtctgaaaagacgtttaaaaacgtctttgggagtgaaggagttaaTGATGTCGTATGCATGCATTTAACGTCACAGATGCGAGGCTGGAAGAAAAAGTGCCTTTGTGCCGCATTTCGTGCCCCAACAAAACAGCGACGAGCAAAAACTGAGCTTTGACGGGCTCACAAAACCTCCTGCGGGGAGTCGGTAGAAGCTCGGCTAGCTAGCTCGGCTAGCTAGCAGCGGCTAGCTAGCCACAAACGCCGGTTGCCACGCGGCGGCTCTCAAGACGTCGGCGTACGTCATCACCCGCAAAAAGGCCATCGGGACTCACGCGTCTGCCGGCGGAGTCGCAGGCCCGCTCCCTCATCTGGACGTCGGTGGGCAGGCCGCTCCACACGATGTGCGCCGTGTCGTAGCGCCGTCGCAGTTTGGGGCAACTTTTGAAGATGAAGTTGACGACGAAGAATTTGATGCCCACAAACACACCTGAGGGCGAAGAAGACAAGAGGCGCTCGCCAATCGGAGGACGTGGCCGACCGTGTTGCGCTTGCGCGTGAACGAGAGAAATGAGATCGTGCCGATGATGAATCCCAGCAGTTTGTAAGGCAGCAGGCAGGAGGCGATGAAGGACACCCACAGAGCCACGTACAGCTTCTTGGTCAACTCAGGCTCCACCCACATGAAgagactacacacacacacacacacacacacacagacgccatTTCGAACGCGTCCCGGTGGCACGCGGATGACGAGCCGAGCTGAAAATCTCACTTCTTGATCTTCTCCAGGATGTCGGCCATCTTGCCAAAGATATTCTGTGCGCAGGGAGGGGGCAACAAAATGCAACACCCGTTGAAAAGCGGCCGCCGGGCAAAACGGCAGCGCCAAAGCGAGCTCACCTGAGCCCTCTGGGCCACGTGCAGAACCAGCTGGAACTTCTCTGACACGCTCAGGTCTTCTCTGGGAGGTTCCTGTGGAAGGTTGAGGGAGCATCTTGACACCTGTCAATCATCttgacactcacacacagacgcTTACCACAGGCTCCGAGACTTCCGGAACGATGCTCCACTGGATCCTCCAGCCCCTGAAACGAAAGCACGAAGCAGAGGGCACGTTTGTCACGACCTCGATGCTATTTTGTTGCCGTTTTCCAATTGGCTGACAGGAGCGGGGTGGGCGGGGCTCACCTGGCAATGAGGTAGTTCAAAGAAAGGCGCAGGACAGCCAGGAAGAGGAACGCGGAGATGGTCCAGCCGCGCCACGTGGCGTACATGTAGATCTGTTAGCGACACACGCGGCTCACTGTTAGCATCTAGCCGTTAGCATCCGGACGAGAGCGTCAAGCATTTAGCTACTCATGTCCGGCAGCCGGCGGTTATCTTGGCGGGTAGCGTTTAGCGTTCGACGGTTAGCGTGGAGAAATGACCCTTGAGTTTAGAGCGGTTTAGCTTGCGGCTAGCCTCCGCAAGCTAGCAGTGGCGCTATACCGGAGCTAAGGCGGCGCTACGAGCCCCAAACGAAGACCCTTTAgcattttttcttcatcatttCTCGCCGTCCCCGCGGACAGTCGGCGTTTGGCGTCCACTTAGCATCTCGGCGCGATTTATTAGCATCGGGCATCGAGTTAGCCTCACAGTGAAGGCGATGGCCGTGGTGTAGACGGAATGCCAGTCGGACAAGGCCGAGAGGTCGCGCAGGAAGCTGGTGACGGGCCTCAGTCCTCTCtctgcaaaaagacaaagacgggGGGGCGGATTGCTTTGGAGGCCAcgtggggggggtgtgggggggggggtcgatttgagcgcacatttttttccatcaaaaagttCAAGTGACTCACTGGCCCGCCTCATGTTTTCCGTCAGCCTGCGGAGGAGTGACATTGAAACGCGTCACCgagaccaagaagaagaagaagtttgGAAGAAGAGAAAATTCGGGGAATGCGGCCGGCTCACCTCCTGGCACTGAGCGGCTCGTCCGGCTCAGGCGCCTCCTCCTGCGCTTGCGCGTGGAAGTCGTCAAAGTCCACGCCCACGTGCTTGGAAAGCCATCTTTGGAAGCGACCGTAAGCGTCTTCCTTCGCGggattggtggtggtggtggtggtgatgtcgggagggggcggggcttttgGAGTGACGGACCTGCCGTGGTTGATGTCTTGGAGCTTTTGCTCAAGTTCCACGTTCCTGCAGCGTTCCCGCTCCAGCTCCTGACGCAGCGCTTCCATGCCGAGTTCTTCCTCCCGGAGTTTCCTCAACTCCTCCTCTGGAAGGCGGCGCGATCAGAGTCACGTGACATCGTCCGAGAATGAACCGATGAATGAATTTGCTCAAAAACGCAGCTCACGTAAAAAATGCTTCTCCAACCAGGCCATCTCCAGGTGTCCTTTCATCTCATTCAGATCCGATTGGGATTCATCTTGAGATGCCGAAACGTTTGCTGAAGCGACCTAAAACCGACACAGAACAACTTGAGGGAAGGGCAAACTCTCACCCTCCTTCAGTTTTTTGAACCTCGGCGCATCCGCGTGAGTTTTTGCGTGTTCCGTTTCGCACCTCCTCGCTGGATTCTGCATCCGACATGTCGGGCGAGTCCAACAGATCCACGATATCATCCCGCCTGTGGCCCCAATTCCGGATCCGTTCCAGGCGCCGCCGCATGGTTGAGCCTCGTGAAACGCGGCCCGACCGACGCCGACGCCCCGTGCCGGAGCTTGCCGTCTCCCTGGACCCCGCTGACTTCTGCagagggcgggggtggggtggttggtggggggttgttggggtgggggggtgggggcggggacaGTTCACTTAGGATACGTAATAAGGGAGCAAGGTGATAAGAGTTATAAGGGAGCAACGTGATAAGAGTTTTGTAGCCAAATGTTTCCTGTAAGGTGTTCCGCAGGGCTCTGTTCTTGAGCCTCTTCTGCATCCATGCGTTGTGCATTTTTGCCAGGATAACCTCTTCCAAAGCGTCCGTTTAAAAGCTACAAGCATCTATCTCCCGCTAGCTTCATAcccgtcaactcatacggtttagccatagttcgtacggattttgtggtgaatcttacgtatatggccgtatcgcacaaatcatacggattcagaAAATGTCcaggtttttggggggggggggttttgggggggtttatgtggtaaaatgtcggggggccgaccttggctgacattctttacattgaacaacaatattgttcaacaaattttagtaagccagtctgtttcacatttccatttttatttgaatttcaacaatcttaagaatttcttttggttcatttgaaacaggaatttgaaatatgacatatcagtcaatataaacacggagtgatgtcttgttaactcgtgagtgatgccctctagtgtctaaatgctattactcatttagtgaatgctattactcatttagccactagagggaagcagtactctatgaaacatcactcaccagtctacgagacctcagtcaatgcaacacgtgttccattgcgcccaacctgcgggccagatggcactgattttatgacgggggccgagggccggatgaaattcgaccgcgggccggatttggcccgcgggccggactttggacatgtgccctaacaggtagttccgtttgcttttgcccagaacggTGCTAGTCTACTCAAAAGCTTTCTTTTCCGGTAACTtttccaaaaaggaaaacaactctgaacacagtaatgccactaagtagaatgatgattagacattaaccggACAtcgtattatggagatctacaagaaatatcattgaaaatttggtttttttctgccgttattttgacataaaatgctttgggtttttttggggtagttaatacaggttggcgctccgaaaagttgacaggtatgttgcTTGTTGGCACAACAAGAGCGTGAGAAAGAGTTACGGATCAGGACCAGTAGGCATGTGTGCCCATTGTTTTGGCTTGCCAAGCCCAAGATATGAGGCGGTTATGATTGACAGGTCGCAACGTTTCTTGTTGGAGCCGTTCCCAATAGTTCGGTCGCCAGTCACACACTAATTAAGTGGACTGTGGCGGAAATCAAAACAGGAGCAAAAGTCTACCTAATAGTGTGGTCGCTGAAGGTGACAGACAAGCCAATCGCGTTTGAGCTCACGAAGACGGGACACACCTGAGCTGAAGAATGTTGCTCCAAAGCGAACAAGTGGCGTCCGTAAAGAAAACTTGTTTGGAAACTCCGCAACGGCACTCCGATTAAgttccaagtcaagtcaagtccacGGTTCCTTCCTCCGAGGCCAGGCAATCGGTTGTGGAAGAAGTTTAGCAACCAGGCGCAAAAACTGCCGTTTGACTTGTTTAGTTGGCAAATAAACACGCCACCTCGTAGGCGTGGCTACGCTCTTGAAAAGTGGGGAAACGTCATCGCGCGAGATTCTTAAGGAGCTCGTTTTACTTTGCTCGTTTTTAAACTCTGGCGACGTGGAGCGATACGATTTATGGCTGATGAATTTGAAAGacgtttgaattatttttaatgagCAGAATCGTTTTCATTGAAAGCCGGTAGGTGGCGGTAATGACGAGCTAATGTTATTGTCATCCACCaatcaggaggaggaagacgacgagGTGGCAAGTAAAGGCGGAAGTGAACTTTTTGCCGTACGCCGAGCAACTTTTCTGaccattttcttattttcttcgGTGACAGCAGTGACTTTTCGTGTATTTTTTACCCGCCTTCGCCGGCAAAGAGTCGACAGGGAGGCGGAGATGGTCTCCACCGTCGCGAACGTTGACGTGAAACAGGTAAAAAGACCCCCCAAAAACGTCATGTGACCAAACCACACCTagcggaaaagaaaaataaacattggaCTCATCGTTCGATACAAAGGGGAAGGGCGAACGGAATTTCACTACAGTCAGAAGAAATCGGCTTTaattttgtctgctttttgaGCTGATATAATTGTCAATCGAAAATATATCGGACAAGTGAAACGATTTCTTTTCATTCGATGTCTGCCTTCATTTCCATatttacacacacgcgcactcaaAGGGGCAAAAGGAGTCGAAAGTCAAGCGCACGCACGCGAAGGACTTCcggttttttattttacaagttTAAATGCCCTCATGAATTAGAGTAAAGGGTCCTCGAGTCCCTTGAAAAGGTTTTTAAGTTGTTgcccaaaaataaaacgtcaTCTTCTGGCGTTTTATGATGCTACCCTCTTGAAAACACTTCCTggtaacaaagaaacaaacaaataacacgAAGCTtattattcttaaaaaaaaaagtcattatggTGATTAAAAGCGAAACTAATGCGTGTGCAGAAAGACGCCGATCACGCGCTGGTGGTGGCCATCTCGTGCTCGGCCGTGCTGGAGGATGCCGACGATGGTGACGTGCACCGTGTGGGCGTGGCCTTCCCACTGCTGCAGGTGCGGGGACAACCGGACGATGGGAGTTgacaggctgaaaaaaaaaaaaagtttgtccttcaacaattaaaaaaaaaatttttttttaggcactgCAGAGTGTGAATCGGCACCTGGTGGAAGCGAATTCTAGCGAGTCGTTGCTTTTTGACGTGCTTCTCATCACCACCGACGAGCGACGGCAGCGGCAGAGTGCTCGCATCGTCAGCAGCACCAAACATTACGGtaggttgcggggggggggcagtcaacACCACACACATCcgttatctgatccgctttatgtTTCTAatcgccctaaaaaaaaaaaaaaaaaaaatttgagttgAGCAAGAAAATGATTGTTGTCGTTGACTGGGCGCGCGGCCCCCCGCAGGCCTGGAAGTGAGCCGCTTCTGCTTTTCGGATGGGGAGGACTTTGTGGAGAGTTTACTTGAAAATCAAGTGCAGCTGTTCCTGTCTACGGAGCCGGAGGAAGTGGCGCTGGTGTGGCAAAGAGGTGCGTTGTCCCCATGGTGGCGCCGGAGGGCTACGCCGCAGGCGCCGCCATGtggagtgacaaaaaaaaaaaaaaaaaaatcaaatagatACGAGTTCAAGTCAGCAAAATGATCCGTTGATAAAACGGTTATGCTATTGAACTCGAAAAGTTCTTCTcgacgaaaaaaagaaaatccgatttgcatttttccaaattttgttgaaaagagcaaaatattttcatttcataatcATACCAAAAATATTTAAGCGACATATTTTGTTTGACTTGAATCAACTCAAATCTCGCCGCTAACCAAACGCGCGCGAGGCCGAGGTCTGACtttgcgccggcgccgccgtgtTGCAGGCGTCCCGTCGTCGCTGCTGGGCCATCAAACCTGGTCCAGCCCGTCCGAGCAACTCCGAGTTTTGCTGTGCGGCGACGACGTCATCGCCGCCGCGGCCGCCGAGTCCGCGCAGGTACCGACACGCTAACTCATCACGCTAACTCACGCTAACTCATCTCCCATAAACCGCACGAGTTCCGAATTCACCGATGCAGcggttctcccccccccctagcGCTTCTGGTCACAGCTCGGCGCCATGCGAAGGCGTTTCGGTGTCCTGGGCAGTCCCGTCAGCGTGGCGGTGATGACGGCGCACGGCGGGCGCCGAGGCTTCGCCGACGCCCTGGCCACGCTTCGCTCCTGCGGCCTGAACGCCGACGAGGCCCATTGCCTCGCCGGCGCCCCACGCGGACCCATCCTGGAACTGCTCAGGCCTCACGTCCTACTCGGCGGCGGCTTGCGCTGATGTCGCAGCGCCTTCAAAAGGACGCCGTTGGGTTGGGAGGATGTTTGTGAACGTGCCGGTGGCCGCTTGCGGTTGCTGTGAATGTGCAGGAGTGCGCGTGTTTGTCGTTTCCAATTAATTCTCATgtctccaaacttttttttttttttaagaaatggtGCAATTGTAGCAGTATaaagttgaataaaaaaaataaaagcatgaaaaGAAACTTGTTTTGACAAAGAAAAGAGCGCAGGTGCAATCGAAGCACGCGAGACGCTCAAGTCCGACTTGAAAGCAGGTCACGTGAGTTGGTTCGCGTTGCGCATGcgcgagcgcgcgcgcgcgcccgtCCAAGTTGCCGAAGGAAGCCCGCCGGTAAGCGGCTTTCATTGTGTCATTTGGCCCCGGTGCCCTCGGCGGACTCGGAGCCAAACGGAGCCGCCACCGAGAGAggcggggtttttttgcggggtgggggtgtcGGGGGGGGTCTGAAAATGTTCCTTTTCAGCAACGCCGGCGGATCTTGAAGGAAACTTTTCCTTCGTTTTATCCTCCACCGAGAGCGCTTTGTGAATCTTCTTTCGTTCTCATGAGAGCCCCAGGGCGGGGCCAGGGGGGCGCAGCAGATGACGGACAACGCCGCCCCCGGGggctcgccgtctccctcgGTGCGGGGCCACAACGTGGCGGCTCTGGTGCTGGGCGTGCTGCTGATCGCGGTGATCGTGGGAGGCAACGCGCTGGTGTGCGTCAGCGTGCTGACCGAGAAAGCCCTCAAGACCACCACAAACTACTTCATCGTCAGCCTGGCGGTGGCCGACCTGCTGCTGGCCGTGCTCGTGCTGCCCCTCTTCGTCTACTCGGAGGTCTTGTCTCATTTACTACCAaaatgtaaccaaaaaaaaaccgagagagagatttttattttattttttacatgagTTGTAGGCGGAGGAGAAATGCGGGAAATGTGAAATAACGACGACGCTCATATATCTTGAGGGGTGTTTAAAGTCAAAGCCTTGCTTCGGAGACGGACAAACTAAATCGAATTTCAGGCTAGGAGATCGTCAAGTTAGTGTTCAAGGCGCCGTTTGGAAAGACGGAGCAGAAAAAGGCCCGATTTTGAACGGGAATGACGTCATGGCAGCCGATGGGCCATTTGGGGGCGTGCTGCCTAATGTTGTGGTTGCGATGGTCGTCACCTTGACGCTCGCGTGCGTGTTGCAGTTCCAGGACGGCGTGTGGACGCTGAGCACGGGCGTTTGCGACGGCCTGATGAGCATGGACGTCATGCTGTGCACCGCCTCCATCTTTAACCTGTGCGCCATCAGCGTCGACAGGTACGCCCGCCTTGCCGTTACAgtgacccccaccccacctcccccacacaggaattatttttttttggcgtcaAAGTCAACATAAAACATTTGCAATCGCCGATGACGCATGCTAGGAAATGCCATCGATGGGCTAACGAAGTCGCGGAATTACCACTGCTGCCATCCAAGCGCAAAAAGAAGCCAACGGCCATTGTACAAGTGGTGCcgtcgccccccccaaaaatagcaAAGCACTCGTGGAATTCCTACAGAAAGTTGaaggaaatcaaaataaatactcaacACTAAGCCTCGATTATTTGCCCGGTGCACCAACCGCCTAATGTCAACAAGCGCCCCCATCCGTCCACAATCGATACGTTACGTCATCATTTCGATCTCAAAATAACGTTATTGCGTCGATGAACACGTCCGTCCGCTTTGTCGTCGTTTGGTGAACCCGAATACTACCGATGGACAactgaagcttcatgaagcgcTTGCCATTATTCACGAACGTAACGTAATGCGATGCCTCTTATTTATacgtcacctgtcagtggcagccccgccccctcttaaagcgccaggtgaatccGACAATCGTTTTTGACTCCTCGAGGTGGCGCTCTCGGTTGAAAGACGGAGTGGAATTGCCAAGAAATTTCCATTGCACGCaccttttttccatttaaagcgGGGAGCGGTGCTTCGCGAAGCTTCGTTTCGCCATCGGCGGCGAACGAAGCTCGGTTCCAGCCGGCGAGCTTGGCCT is a window from the Hippocampus zosterae strain Florida chromosome 3, ASM2543408v3, whole genome shotgun sequence genome containing:
- the LOC127597267 gene encoding GRAM domain-containing protein 4-like, coding for MRRRLERIRNWGHRRDDIVDLLDSPDMSDAESSEEVASANVSASQDESQSDLNEMKGHLEMAWLEKHFLQEELRKLREEELGMEALRQELERERCRNVELEQKLQDINHGRSVTPKAPPPPDITTTTTTNPAKEDAYGRFQRWLSKHVGVDFDDFHAQAQEEAPEPDEPLSARRLTENMRRAKRGLRPVTSFLRDLSALSDWHSVYTTAIAFTIYMYATWRGWTISAFLFLAVLRLSLNYLIARGWRIQWSIVPEVSEPVEPPREDLSVSEKFQLVLHVAQRAQNIFGKMADILEKIKNLFMWVEPELTKKLYVALWVSFIASCLLPYKLLGFIIGVFVGIKFFVVNFIFKSCPKLRRRYDTAHIVWSGLPTDVQMRERACDSAGRRALGSGDDGGGGSRSYSTKRGTFREVFNLPESERPLAVCDGGWRCCLINRDKKTPADYIRNGVLYVTDNYLCFECSRSSSSKRDKVIKLLDITDIQKYKVLSVLPGLGMGISIATPFTQKPLVFGTMTNRDEVFDAISAQRNLVVAMETAATPPTS
- the LOC127597268 gene encoding cytosolic 5'-nucleotidase 1A-like, with amino-acid sequence MLLSSTNQEEEDDEVASKGGSELFAVRRATFLTIFLFSSVTAVTFRVFFTRLRRQRVDREAEMVSTVANVDVKQKDADHALVVAISCSAVLEDADDGDVHRVGVAFPLLQALQSVNRHLVEANSSESLLFDVLLITTDERRQRQSARIVSSTKHYGLEVSRFCFSDGEDFVESLLENQVQLFLSTEPEEVALVWQRGVPSSLLGHQTWSSPSEQLRVLLCGDDVIAAAAAESAQRFWSQLGAMRRRFGVLGSPVSVAVMTAHGGRRGFADALATLRSCGLNADEAHCLAGAPRGPILELLRPHVLLGGGLR